Part of the Canis lupus dingo isolate Sandy chromosome 14, ASM325472v2, whole genome shotgun sequence genome, agggcgtgatcctggagacctgggatcgagttccgcatcgggctccctgcatggagcctgcttctccctctgccttgtctctgcctctctctctctctctctctctctctctgtgtctctcatgagtaaataaataaaatcttaaaaaaaaaaagtccagtccAGATTCAAGGAGTGGAAAAATGACTTCACCACTTGATGAGAGGAGCTGTAAAGTCACATTGCAGGAACCACTGGATACATAGAGAGAACATTTTTGACCATCTTTGCAATCTATCACACTGATAAAAGAGAAATGGGGAGGATGGAGGAGAGGTTTGAATAAGTGTGGGAATGGAGAAGAGAACATATATGGCATAAATATAGAGCTAAAATGTCAGAGTTGATTTTATATATCATCCCTGTGGGTAGTGTGTGGATGGTGTCTCTCCccgtgctcacttgctctctcttgcgtgctctctctttctctctctcactatatatatgtatgtgtgtgtgtgtgtatatgtgtgtgtgtgtgtatatgtgtgtgtgtgtgtgtatatatatatatatatatatagtctgtatgtatacattttatttgctgtttcttccCCTACCCCATTTCTGTATTGTGGAAAAgttcaaatatatacaaagtaAGTGAATAGTATAATGAATTCCATTGTACCTAGTGCTTAGCTTCTATAATTAACAAAGTTCTGGAATGCTTGCTTTTTCTATACCTTCAGCTATCctacattttattccttttttgaagGTAAAATTTATACACATTGGAAGGCACAAACCTTAACTGTACGTTTTGGCAAAATGGATATACCTGTGTAACCTATAGCTCTCTCaaattatagaacatttccatgatCAGAAATAgttctggggtgtctgggtggtacagttggttaaatattggactcttagtttctgcttaggtcatgatctcagggtcttgagatcaagccctgtgttgtgttctgcactcagtgtagagtatgcttaagactctctctccccctcccacttgtgcccccccctcaaataaaataaataaatcttaaaaaaaggaaaaagaaatattccttgTGTAAGAGAGATACTTACTCTTTTCTAGGTAaccatttgatatttttttcataacagaTTTATGTTGCCTTTTCTAGGATTTCATATAAATGACATCACACAGTATGTAGTTTTTATGTCCGTTGTATTTTgttcagcataatgtttttcaacatttatttttgttgtatgcTATAGTggattttaaggatttatttatttatttgagagagagagagagagaccgtgaacagggggaggaacagagagaatctccagcagattccccactgagtgcagaggatgacatgagacttgatcccaggaccctgagatcatgacctgaactgacatCAGGAGTttgttgcttaaccaactaagccacccaggtacccctatttttattgctgagtagtgtcCTGTTCAATGAATAGCCCGTaatttgttttcccttctcttgtGTAAGcctttttgtggacatattttatttatcttagataATTAACTGGGAGTATAAAATTGCTGAGTCAAAGGGTTGGTATGTATTTTAATCTtagaagaaactgccaaaccCTTTGCAATGTAGTTAAACCATCTTATATCCCACCATGAATATGTGAGAGTTCTGGTTGCTCCacttcatttctaatatttagtGCTGTGAGTCTTTTTAATTTAGCATTCTATTATATGTGTGGTAGTACCTAACTGTAGTGTCagtttgcgtttccctgatgagtaataagattgagcatctttttcttagcttcttggccatttttatccttttctctgtgaaatgtctactcaagtcttttgcccagatgaaactttttttttagtccttttgTCATTTGTTATAGTAGTTCTTTATGTGCAGAGGGCAAAAGTCTTTTGTCAAAAATTTGTTTTGTGAATGTTTTCTGCCAGTTTTTGGattgtctattcattttcttaatggtgtcttttaatGACAGATTTTGAAGTATGAACaaatctaatttataattttttatgatttttgctttctACATTctaagaaatcatttattttttaatttttaaagtggaaatatAGTTGATATGTAGTAtcatgttagtttcagatgtacaacacagTGGTCTGACATTTATATACCTCCCAAAATGCTCACCACGATAATTGTAGttccatctgtcaccacacaaagttatTCCAATATTATTGTGTTCCCTATGCAATACTTTACTTTCCTGtgactatttattttataactctaTTTATTTCTAGctctttaagaaatctttatctATTCCAGGGCATGGGGATATTgtcttatgttttcttcaaaaaaCTTTATAGGTTTATCCCTTATATTTAGGTCAAtgatccatttcaaattaattttttaaaagatttatatatttattcatgagagagagagagagagagagagaagcagagacataggcagaggaagaagcaggatcctttcagggagcccgatgtggaacttgatcccggatcctgggatcccaccctgagccaaaggcagatgctcaaccgctaagccacccaggtgtccctcaaattaatttttgtatagaatgtgaagtttctttttttccatatgaatgtccagttgttccaacacgatttgttaaaaagactttttttcccccagtgagTTGCTTTGGCATCTTTGTTGAAACTCAACTAACTGCATGAGTATAGGTTTGTTTCTggagtctctattctgttctatagATCTATTTATCCTCATGCTAATACTACAGTCTCTTGATTACAGTAGATTTATAGTGTGTCCAGACATCAGTTTATGAAAGCTCTCCATCTCTGTTCTCTATTCGTTTTAAAGATTGTTTCGCTATTCTAGgttttttgcatttccatagAAATGCTGAAATGATCttgttgtttgtttaaaaaaaaaaaaaaaaagcctgaggaTTTTCATTTGGATTGTGTTGCATTTATAGGTCATTTAGGTgagaatcaacttttttttttttaaggtgtatttAGCTTTTaaggtatatcttttttttttaattaagattttgtttattcatgagagacagagagagagagagagagagaagcatagacacaggcagagggagaagcaggctccatgcagggagcctgatgtgggactcgatcccgggactccaggatcatgccctgggccaaaggtaggcactaaaccgctgagccactcagggatcccaaggtaTATCTTTTAAAGCATGTTTTTGCTCATGTCACTTACTGGCTCAAAAGCCTTCACTTGTTCCACAGTTGCATAGAGTAGTAGTTAAGATTTGTAGGTAGCTTTATTCACAACACTCTCCTCTTATTTTATCCACTACACGTTGTATCCAGgttgcttgttctttctcttacaTAGTCTGAACTTTTCTTCCTTCATGCTTTTATTCTCTTATATCCTTTATACTGGATATTCTTCACACTTACTCTCCAAGTTTAAAAGATTCAAATATTACAGATATTTATGTTATAATGTCATAAATTACAAATTAACagtagaaggtttttttttttttttttttaatcgaggtataattgatacacagtgttgcattagtttcaggtgtactggtaagaaggttttaaaaaaataaaatttcatgggATGAATCACTTAAAATTTATGCAATTTTGTAATTGGAACACCAAAaaagtaagcaaaacaaaacccaccaaacaaaaaagaaaatcaagccataataattttaataaaataggactttacctattcttttttttaggggaggcggggcagagggtgagggagagggagagaatctcaagcagactccttgctgagcacagagcccatgggAGCAGGTTCTAGGACCCCTAACAGCATGACTTGAGCTGTAGTCAAGAGTCGAGCattcaatggactgagccacccaggagccccaaggactttacatttatttatttatagacttatttatttatattagagagaaagaaagaacatgtgatgaccagggggagtggcagagggagaaggagagaagcagtcacctcactgagctcagagccctatGGGAGCTCGATCCcaaaccctaagatcatgacctgagctgaaatcaagttggtcccttaagcaactgagccacccaggtaccctagaaCTTTACTTTTAAATAGAAAGGTGAAGGTAGCTTGAAGGAAGCATTGAGGAGATAAGAGCAAAATGCATGCTGATCTTGAGAACCAAGTAAGGAACTGTCAATCTAAGTCACATATACAAACTGAGCTGTAAAGGACAGTGGAAGAATGGTGCATTGTGTATGGTCAGGTactctatttttcttctgctaCTTGGAGGTTCAAAGCATTCAGGTAGTGGCAAAAATTGAGTGTGAACCAACTTAAGTTTTATTGACATCATTTTGTTGCTTACAGATCACATATGGATTCATTCAGGTTTCAGAAACAATCATTGAAGGATAGGCTCCATTCTAGTGTTCAGCTTGAGCTTCAATTTCCACCATTAAAATTTCTCTGATCCATTTGGTTAGAAATGACATTGCTACTTATGAATactaaagtattttattcttgtcTTATGGCATTTATGTCTTCCATACTGTATTATACTTATCAAGGAGCATGTCTTATTCCTTTATGAGGTTGCAGTCTTTTTTGAactaatttctgattttattttttatttttattttttaaagtggcttttaaattagatttatttatttattttagaggaggcCCTtgagtgggtgggggatgggcagggggagaggtagagtcttaagcagactgtgctgagcatggagcccagtatggggttccatctcatgatcctgagatcactaccAAGCGttggaggtttaaaaaaaaaaaaaaagctctctccTTTCCGCCGCCATCCTGGTTGCATGTGGTTGACTGTGATCGCCATGTCTTCTCATGAGACTTTCAGAATCAAGCGattcctggccaagaaacaaaagcagaatcgtCCTATTCCCCAGTGGATTCagatgaaaactggtaataaaatcaggtacaaCTCCAAGAGGAGATACTGGAGAAGAACCAAGCTGGGTCTATGAGGAAGCATCGCACATCATGAAATAGCAAACATAATTGGCACACGTATTTAAGCCGCATGGAGATCACTTGTTCCTATCCTATCAATATGGAAACATCCTTCCTACCTGGCCAATAGACATGTCTTATCAAGGGAATGATTTTCTCTGTGAATATGCCTCTATACCAGTAGATTGGTTCAgtaataaatgtgagacctgtCAGCTGAACTGCTGTTGTGTCCTGATTTGTGAAGTACTGAATTCCCCCTCCTGTCAGATCTCACATAGCACTGtctgatagaactttctgcaatgatagaAATGGCCCTTGACAACGAAGTATTTAAAGTGTGGCtaggggatgcctgtgtggctctgtctgctaagcatctgcctttggctcaggtcttgacagGGAGTCAgcatgtctccctctctctgctcctcccctggctcatgtgctttctctcaaataaaatctttaaaaaaaaaaaaagagttggatgtttaactgactgttGTCAACCATGTATCCCTAATATTctgatttcagttattttgtaTATGCTCTTTAGCACTTCAGATGGTATCCTGCATATAATAGGTGTTTGAAAAtgcttgatgaatgaatgaatgagtgaataaaggaTGAGTAAATGAAATACAGTGGAGAAATGAGAGGTGAATACATAAAAAGGAGAGTAGAACAAAATTGTGCacttcttgcttttgttttctgttttagtgCTAGTTTGGTAGAAGCACTAAAGAATCCAAAACTGGTTTAATGATAAGaataattagggatccctgggtggcgcagtggtttagtgcctgcctttggcccagggcgcgatcctggagacccgggatcgaatcccacgtcgggctcccggtgcatggagcctgctcctccctctgcctgtgtctctgcctctctctctctctctgtgtgtgtgtgtgactatcataaataaataaaaattaaaaaaattttaataaaaaaaagaataattataatttcagtgaggatgacagaacatgagagactcctaattctgggaaatgaacaacgagtagtggaaagggaggtgggtggggggttggggtgactgggtgatgggcactgaggggggcacttgatgggatgagcactgggtgatatgctatatgttggcaaattgaactccaattaaaaaaaattaaatcttaaaggaattgttaataaaatattaaataaaaaagaataattataatttgaGGTATTTCCAATATGAAAGTTATTTCTCTTTAGCTTAAGACATACTAATCTTCACAAGAACTAACAGGAGAGCCATATCCCTGTTAGATTCTTTAGatattcagggcagcctgggtggcgcagtggtttagcgctgcctgcagcctggggtgtgatcctggagaccggggatcgagtcccacgttgggcttcctgtgtg contains:
- the LOC112670705 gene encoding 60S ribosomal protein L39-like, with amino-acid sequence MEPSMGFHLMILRSLPSVGGLKKKKKLSPFRRHPGCMWLTVIAMSSHETFRIKRFLAKKQKQNRPIPQWIQMKTGNKIRYNSKRRYWRRTKLGL